Within the Streptomyces sp. R41 genome, the region TTCCCTGAAGAGCGCCGAGTCCTCGCCGATCACGATACGCATGGCAGCACCGCCTCCACGGTCGTCCCGGCACCGGCCCCGCTGGTGATGTGCAGCCGCCCGCCGAGCGCGGCCACCCGATCGGTCAGACCCGAAAGTCCGGAGCCCGTACGGGGGTTGGCTCCGCCCCGCCCGTCGTCGCGCACGGTCACGCGCACCGCGCCGTCCGCGTCCTCGCGTACGACGACTCCGATGCTCGCGGCCTGTGCGTGCTTCACCGCGTTGGTGACGGCCTCGCTCGCGACGAAGTACGCGGTCGTCGCGACGTCGTCGGGCAGCGCCCGTCCGTCGAGCCGCCAGTCCAGCCGCACCGGCGCCCGCGCGGCGAGCGCCTCCAGCGCGGGGCCCAGTCCGTCGTCCAGCGAGCTGGGCCGCAGGCCGTGCGCCAGCTCGCGCAACTCCGCGACGGCGGTGCCGAGTTCGGCCACGGCCTGGTCGAGCAGCCCGTCCACGTCGACCGTGCCGTCGTCGAGGTGGCGCTGGGCGAGCCGCAGCGCCATGCCGAGCGTGACGAGCCGTGACTGGGCGCCGTCGTGCAAGTCCCGCTCCAGGCGTCGCCGTTCGCGGTACCCGGCGCGCAGCAGCCGGCTCCGGCTGGCCTCCACCTCGCCGAGCGCGCCCGCGAGTTCGGCCCGCAACCGTACCGTCTCCACGAGCGAGGCACAGGCGGTGGCGACCTCGCGCGGACACGGCCCGTCGATCACGCCGATCACCCGCCCCCCGGCCCGGACGTCGAGACCCCCCGCGAGCCGTACCCCGTCGGTGTCCCTGAACTCCGTTCCGCCCGGCAGCAGATACCCCACGCGCAGCCCGGGAGCCCGCAGCGCGCCCCGCAGCACCTCCTCCAACTGCTCGGGGTGCGCCCGCCCTTCGTGCACCGAGCGTTCCAGCGACCGTACGGCGGCCAGCGCGGCCTGGCGCACGGGATAGAAACGCCGGTCCACCCGGCGACGTACCCGGTTCTTGACGGGCACGAGGACCACGGCGACCAGCGCGGTCACGGCGGACGCCACGACGGCACTGCCCCGGCCGAGCGCGAGCCCACCGGACGCGGACGCCGCGCTGTACACGGCGAGCAGCCCCGCCGTGACCACGGCCCAGGTGACCACCGCGCTGGCGGCGCGGTCGACGTCGTACAGGTCGTGCCGCAGGATCGCCAGCGCGGTCAGCGACGGCACGCCGAGATAGAGCGCGAGGAGCCCCAGCCAGATGAGGACGCCGACCTCGCCGAACAGCAGGTAGTCCGTCCAGCAGAACAACAGCGTGCCCGGGAGCGCGACCGCGCCGAGGGCGAACCACTTCACCTGGGCCCGCTGCACCGGTTCGGCCGTGCGGTAGCGGCGCCGCATCACCAGCATCGAGGCGACGAGCAGCACCATGAGCAGCCCGAGCGAGGCGTACGCCACCCACATCAGCGAAGGGGGCACCGTCGGCAGTGGGTGCCCGAAGTCCTCGAAGGGCGGGTCGTACGGGGTGGGGTCGAGTGCGGCGAGCACGTCGAAGACGACCGGGTCGAGCAGGACTCCGTACAGCACCAGGCGCGGGAAGCGGCCGGCCGGCAGACGTCCGTCCGGGAAGACCAGCACGAGGAGCATGACCGGCACGTACCACAACGTCCAGAGACCGGCGCTGAGTTGGTGGACGGCCTCGGCGCCGGGCAGCAGACGCGAGCGGTCGACGCTCACGGAGCCGTGGGTGTCGCTGAGCATGATCAGCGGGGGTACGAGGCCGATGAGCGTGAGCAGGAAGCCGACCGGGTTGGCCGGACGGCGGCCGGACACGAACAGGCCGAGGCCGGTCGAGAAGGCCCCCACCACGGCCGCTCCGACGACGGTGAGCACGTCCCCGGCGGCGGGGTCCGGATCCAGGAACAGCAGCGCGCAGCCCCCTGCGGCCACGAGCGCCGTCGACGACGCGGTGACCAGGGAGAGTCGGCGGGGCCAGGGCATGCGCTCACGGTAGGACCGGAGGGCGCGCGTCGGTATCCGTACTGACACGCAGGATCTGCCCGTGGCAGCTCCGATGTGGCGCCAACCCGCCTCGCGCGACAGTGCGGTGACGCACCATCACGTCGGACGTCGGGAGACCGCCATGACCGCCCACACCACCACCGCAGAACGCCCCGCGCACACCCTGCCCTCGCCCCGACTGCGGCCCTTCGCCACGCTCGCCCTGGTCGCGGTCGTCGTCGGACAGGTGATGAACTTCCTGCTCACCTGGCTGGCACCGGGCGGGGACCCCAGCAACGGCAACTCGTACGACAAGGTCGCCGACAACCGCGGCGCCTTCTGGACGCTCTACGCCTACGGAGGCGTGGGCATCGCCGTGTTCACCGTCGGCCTCGCGGTCGCCGTCTGCATACTGGTGCGCGAACGCGGTGCCGTACTCGCCCGGATCGGCTCCGTGGTCGCGGTGCTCTCGGGGATGTTCCTGGCCGCGGGACTGGCCTCGATCGCCGCCGTGTACTCGTACGCGACCGACACCGCCGCCCTCAACGAGCCGGCCGGACGCGCCTTCGTGCACTACGTCAATGCCCACGACGGCCAAGTCATGGGCCTGGTGGCCCCTGGCGCACTGGCCACCCTTCTGGCGACGCTTCTCATCACCGCAGCCCTGCTGCGCTCGCGCGTGCTCCCGTGGTGGATCTCGGTGCTGTTCCTCGTCGGCGGCCCGCTGGGCTTCGTCTTCTCGTCGGGGACGTCGGGAGCGGTGGCGGCGCTGCCGGGCGCGGTGTCGGCGATTCTGATCGCCGCGCACGCGTGGCGGCGCACTGCCGCCTGACCAGGGGGAGTGGCCCGCACCGGCGCGGGGGGCCGGTGCGGGCCACCGCTGTGCGTGTGCGCCCGTCAGTCGGCCGGTGTCAGTCGGTCGGCTCCAGTACGAAGACGGGGATCTCCCGGTCGGTCTTCTTCTGGTAGTCGGCGTACGGGGGATACGCGGCGACCGCGCGCTCCCACCACAGGGCCTTCTCCTCGCCGGTGATCTCACGGGCGATCAGTTCCTGGCGCACGGGCCCGTCCTGAAGCTCCACGTGCGGATCGGACTTGACGTTGAAGTACCAGACCGGGTGCTTGGGGGCTCCGCCCAGTGAGGCGACCACCGCGTACCGGCCCTCGTGCTCGACACGCATCAGAGGGGTCTTGCGGATCTTGCCGCTCTTGGCGCCACGGGTCGTGAGAATGATGACGGGCAGACCCGTGTCCATCAGGGTCGTCCCCTTGGTGCCGCCGGAGCTCTCGTACAGCTCCACCTGATCCCGCACCCACTGCGTCGGGCTGGGTTCGTACTCGCCCTCAAGAGGCATGACTTCCGTCCCATCGTCGCGTCGTACTGGTCGTGTCTCGGCACGATTCAACACCAGGGCGGACTCGAAACTTCCGCACCAATACCTCGCGTGTAATCGCGTGCCGAGGACACGTGCGGCACGGTGGAGCCGTTCCGCACACCGACGACGAAGGGGCGGCTCCATGTCCGTATCCACCGATGACCCCTCGACGACGCGCGCCGTGGCCGAGGAGTTGCTGCGCCGGATGGGGGAGGGCGATCCCGAGTGGATCGCCGAGCTGTACGCGGAGCGGAGCGACTGGAAACTGAGCTGGCCTCAGGACGAGCACGGGCGCGCGGCGACCCCGTGGATCCGCCACCGCTCCACACGGGCCGACGCCGCGGCCCACTACCGTGCACTGGCCGAGCACCATGTGCCCGGACGGGCGGCCACCGAGATCGAGCGGATCCTCGTCGACGGCGACGAGGCCGTCGTCCTCGGGGAGATCCGCCAGACGGCCGCGCCGACCGGGCGCGCCTACCGCGCCCGGTTCGCCCTGCACCTCACCATCGAGAACGGCCTGGTCGTACGCCACCACGTGTACGAGGACAGCCTGGCCGTGGCCCGTGCGTTCGGGTCCGGCGCCGACTCGGACGGAGCGCTCAGCCCCACGTCGCCCCGGCCGGCTCCTTGATCGTCGCGTTGAGCCGGTTGAAGAAGTTCGTCGTCGCGATCCAGAGGATGAGCGCCGCGAGCTGCTGCTCGTCGTAGTGGTCGGCGACCTCGTCCCACAGCTCGTCGCGGACCGCGTCGCGGAGCGGTCGTTCAGCCGGGTCATCTCCTCGGCCAGCGCCAGCGCGGCCCGCTCGGCATCCGAGTAGTACGGCGCCTCGCGCCAGGCCGCGACGGACCACAGGCGCTCGTCCGTCAGGCCCGCCTTCTGCCCGCCCCGCCCACCGGCGTCGACACAGGCGCTGCACCCATTGATCTGGCTGGCTCGCAGGTGCACGAGCTCCAGGGTCTGCTGGGGGACTCCGCCCTTGCTGGTGGCCTTGTACAGGCCCTGGATCGCCTCCATGGCGCCAGGAAGGATCATCGCCGGGTTCTTCATCCGTGCCTGCATGACGGTCTCCTCGAGAGTTCGCAGCGTTTCTGCTCTGTCACCGCACCGGTTTCTGCGCTGTCACTGCACTGACGGAGCCCGGCGGGGAAATGTGACAGGCCCGGCGAGGAGAACCGACAGATGCTCCGTCATCGCGGCGCCACCAGCATCCGTACGGCCAGCAGCGTGATCACGACGCTCGACGCGAGCGCCGTCACCAGCCGTCCCCGACGCCCCGTCAGGGCACGGCCGAGCAGTGCGCCGCCCCCGGCGAGCAGGATTTGCCAGCTCGCGGACGCGACGAAGGCGGCGAGGACGAACACCCCCTGCTCCAAGGGGCGCCCCGCCTCGGCGGTACGGCTGCCGAGCACCAGCGCGGCGAAGTAGATCACCGTGGTGGGGTTGAGCAGGGTGATCCCGAGCAGCGCCAGATACGCGCGCGCCGGGCGGTGCGGATCCTGTCCGGAGCGGGCGGCGAGCCGTCGCCCGCGGTACTGGCGGAACGCGGTGACCGCGCCCCGTGTCGCCAGCGCGGCCAGCACCAGTCCCGAGGCCCAGCGCAGCGGGAGCAGGATCGGCTGCAGCGCGGCAGCGAGCGCCGAACCGCCGAGCGCGGCGACCAGGGCGTACAGCCCGTCGGCGGTCGCCACCCCCAGCGCCGCGCAGACGCCGATGCGCAGGGATGTACGAGCGGTGAGGGAGACGAGGTAGGTCGCGACCGCTCCGACGGGCACGGCGATGCCGAAGCCCGCGAGAAGCCCCGCGACGAGCGCGGCGGTCACGACCGGGGAAGCGCAGGCCTCCGCGGTCGGCCGGGCTGCTGCTGGACCCGCACCGGAGTAGCGGCGGTGGAGGTCAGCGTCAGGAAGGCTTCGATCGTGGACATGGGCAGATCCTGGGGCCACCGGATTTGCCCACGCAAGCGAATTACCGCGGAGCTACGCTGGAGGAGATCAAGCCATGTGTGCCGCCACCTGGGCGACGACACGCATGGGAAACCCGAGGAACTCGGCGGCGGTCCCCCCACGCTTCGGCCAGATCGCGCGTCCGGCGCATCTGGCCGAACTTTGTGTGGTCGTCTAGGTGCCTGGGGCATCTAATGAAGATCGGCAAGAGGGAACCAGCGCTTGCGAGGTCACCATGACAGAGCCCCTCACGACTGAACCCCCCACCACGGAACCGATTGCCTTCCCCCAGGACCGTACGTGTCCCTACCACCCGCCCACCGCCTACGACCCCTTGCGCGAGGCGCGCCCGCTCTCGCGGATCTCCCTGTTCGACGGGCGCGCCGTGTGGGTGGTCACCGGCCACGCCACCGCCCGTGAACTCCTCGCCGACCCGCGCCTGTCGTCGGACCGCACCCTGCCCGCCTTCCCGGCGCCCACGGAGCGGTTCGCGGCGGTCCGCAACCGCCGCGTCGCGCTGCTCGGACTCGACGACCCCGAGCACCGCGTCCAACGCCGCATGCTGGTCCCGAGCTTCACCCTCAAGCGGGTCGCCACGCTGCGCCCCCGCATCCAGGAGACCGTCGACCGCCTCCTCGACCGGATGGCGGAGCAGGGCCCGCCGGCCGACCTGGTGAACGCCTTCGCGCTGCCGGTGCCCTCCATGGTGATCTGCGCCCTGCTCGGCGTCCCATACGCCGACCACGACTTCTTCGAGGAAAAGTCCCGCAGACTGCTGCGCGGCCCCACCGCGGCCGACATCGAGAACGCGCGCGACGAGCTGGACGCGTACTTCGGCTCGTTGATCGACCGCAAGCAACAGGAGCCGGGCGACGGACTCCTCGACGAGCTCATCCACGATCAGCTGCGCGAGGGCACGGTGGACCGCGAGGAGCTGATCTCACTGGCCACCATCCTGCTCGTCGCCGGGCACGAAACGACGGCGAACATGATCTCGCTCGGTACGTTCACCCTGCTGAGGCACCCGGAACAGCTGGCCGAGCTACGCGCTGAGCCGACGCTGATGCCCGCCGCCGTCGAGGAGCTGCTGCGCTTCCTGTCCATCGCGGACGGGCTGCTGCGGGTCGCCACCGAGGACATCGAGGTGGCCGGGAAGACGATCCGCGCCGACGAGGGCGTGATCTTCTCGACCTCCGTCATCAACCGCGACGCGCACACCTTCCCCGAACCGGACGCCCTGGACTGGCACCGCTCGGCCCGCCAGCACATAGCGTTCGGCTTCGGCATCCATCAGTGCCTGGGTCAGAACCTCGCCCGGGCCGAGATGGAGATCGCGCTGCCGTCGCTCTTCGACCGGTTCCCCGGGCTGCGGCTCGCCGCACCGGTCGACGACATTCCCTTCAAACCCGGAGACACGATCCAGGGGATGCTGGAACTCCCCCTGACCTGGTAAAAGGCTGCGGCCATGAGCATCGACATCTCCATCGACAAGGACGTCTGCATCGGCGCGGGCCAGTGCGCCCTCACCGCCCCGGGCGTCTTCACCCAGGACGACGACGGCTTCAGCGAGCTGCTGCCGGGCCGCGAGGACGGCGGCGGCGACCCGATGGTGCGGGAGGCGGCCCGGGCCTGCCCGGTCGGCGCCATCACCGTTTCCGAGACCTGAAAGCCGGGCGGGACCTGTCAGCCCAGCGGGACCTGAAAGTCCTGCGGGACCTGAAAGTCCTGCGAGGCCTGAAGGTCACTTGTCCAGGACAGCCAGATCGAGGCGGCGCAGGCGTACGGGGTCGGCGATCACCTCGTACGCCGTGATCCGCTCGCCCTCGACCGTGAGGGTGAGGGCGATCAGCAGCCGGCCGCGCGGGGCGACGACCAGGCCCACCTTTCCGTCGACCAGTGCCAGTGCCGCATGGCGCGCCCGCTCCCGCAGGAGCACCGTCTCCTCCGCCACGGCCCGCGCACCGCGGACCTCCGTCGCCGTGCCCGCCGGCACGGCGACGGGGTCCGCCCGACGGACGACATCGGGGTCGAGCACCGCGAGCAGCGCGCCGAGATCACCGCCCCGGGCGGCCGTGAGGAAGGCGTCGACGACGTGCCGGTGCCGGTCGAGCTCCGCGCCGGACACCGCCGGCGTGCCCCGCACCTTGAGGCGCGCACGGCTGGCGAGCTTCTTGGCGGCCACCCGCGAGCGGCCCACCACCGGAGCGACCTCCTCGAAGGGCACCGCGAACATGTCGTGCAGCACGAACGCGATCCGCTCGGCCGGGCTCAGCGTGTCGAGGACCACGAGCAGCGCCAGTCCCACGGAGTCGACCAGCAGGGCCTCGTCCGCGGGATCGCCCGCGTCGTCGGCCTCCCCGATCCGGTCCGGGATCCGCTGCCCGACGAGCTCCTCCCGCCGCGAGGCGCGGGAGCGCAGCATGTCCAGGCACACCCGGGACACCACCGTCCGCAGCCAGCCGGTCAGATTCTCGACCTCGGCGGCGTCGACACGGCCCAGCCGCAGCCAGGTCTCCTGGACGGCGTCCTCCGCCTCGCTGAGCGAACCGAGCATCCGGTAGGCGACCGCCCGCAACTGACCGCGGTGCGCCTCGAACCGCCGCGCCAGCTCGTCGTGCCCGTCCATGGGTCACCTTTCCTCGTCGCGTTCCGTCACTCCTATGACGTACACGATCAAGTCGAGGTGACACAGACGATGCACACGTCGATGAGCCAGTCGCAGGGTGCGACCCTGCTCCATCTGGATTCCAGCGTCAGCCGCTCCACCGACTCGGTGAGCAGGCAGCTGACCGCGCTGTTCGCGGACGCCTGGAGCGAGGCGCACGGCACGGACGGATACCGCCATCGCGACCTGTCCGCCGATCCCGTACCGCTGATCGGGCCGGCCTACGCGGCCCTCGGCCAGCGTGTGGAGCGCCAGGGTGTCGTCCCGCCGAGCAAGGTGGCCGCGCTGGTCGAGGGCGCGGCCGAGGAACGGGAATGGGCGCTCACCCGCCCGCTGATCACCGAACTGCTGGCCGCGGACACGGTGTTGCTCGGCGTCCCGATGTACAACTTCTCGGTCCCCGCCACGCTGAAGGCGTGGATCGACCGGGTGTCCTTCCCCGGCGCGTTCACCGACCCGGACAGCGGGGAGAGCCTGCTGCGGGACACGCGCGTGGTGGTGGTCATGGCGCGCGGCGGCGGCTACGGTCCCGGCACGCCCCGGGAAGGGTTCGACTACCAAACCCCTTATCTGCGGGCGTACTTCGGCAACCTCGGCGTCGCCGACGAGCATCTGCATCTGGTGGCCGCCGAGTTGACCCGGGCGGAGGACATCCCCCACCTGGCGGGCTTCAAGGGGCTTGCGGCGACCTCGCTGGCGGCGGCACGGGCGGAGGTGGCGGCGCTGGCTGCCTGAGCGGTGTAAGCGGACGCCCTATCGCCGGGCTTCCACCAGCGCTCGTGCCGCTTCCGCCGCTTGCTCGGCAGGCTCCGTGGTCCGCGTGATGCCCGCGGTGACCATGGCGCCCTCGGCGAGCAGATACAGGTGGTCCGCGAGCGGGGAGGGAAGCCCGGCGTCGGCCACCAGCCCCCGCAGATATTCCTTGAACGCCCTTTTGTGGGCGCGGACTTGGGCGGTCACGCGAGGCGAGGTGGCGCCCAGTTCCCCGTAGGAGTTGATCCAGGCGCACCCTCGGAAGTCGGGCTCCGCGAACCACTGTCGCAGCCAGTCGAAGACGGCCTGGATCCGCTCCTCGGGATCCTCGCACCGGTCCACGTGGTCGGCCAGTCGCTGTCGCCAGCGGATGTCGCGCCGCTCCAGGTAGGCCTCGACGAGTTGCTCCTTGGCCGGGAACAGCTGGTAGAGCCGCTTGAGCGAGACGCCGGACGCGCCGCGGATGTCGTCCATGCCGACGGTCTGTATACCGCGCCCGTAGAACAGCTCCTCCGCGGCGTCGAGCGCCTGTTCCCGAGCGAGGGCCAGGGCCTGGTCCCGGGCGGCCGTGCTGTCCATACGGGGGACTCCTTGACGTGAGAACGGTCGTTCTCTATGGTAGCAGTCATGACGGAGAACGCTCGTTCTCTCTCACTCTGGATTGTCGAGACCGCCGAGAACACTGCCGACACTGCCGAGAGCAAGGAATCGCCATGACCGACCGCCCGCCCCTGCCGCCGTTCACCCGTGAGACCGCCGCCCAGAAGGTCCAGGCCGCCGAGGACGCCTGGAACACCCGCGACCCCCACAAGGTCTCGCTCGCCTACTCCGAGGACTCGATCTGGCGCAACCGCGACACCTTTGTCACGGGCCGCGCCGAGATCGTGGAACTCCTGACCGCGAAGTGGGCGCGCGAGCACGAGTACGCCCTGCGCAAGGACCTCTGGGCGTTCGACGGCAATCGCATCGCCGTCCGCTTCCAGTACGAGTCCCGCGATGCCGACGGCCAGTGGTGGCGGTCGTACGGCAATGAGCTGTGGGAGTTCGACGAGCACGGTCTGATGACGCGGCGCGAGGCCAGCATCAACGACGTACGGATCGAGGAGAAGGAGCGCAGGATCTTCGGCCCGCGTCCGCAGGCGGAGCGCGGGGACACTTTCCCGGTCCAGTAGAAATCCCCGACTCAGTGGAAGCCCGTGTGTTCATTAGGGTTCCCGGGTGAGCGAACATGCCGAAAAGCCCTTCCTCTACGTCGTCGTCTGCGCGGCGGGCATCGCCGAGGACATCAGCAAACTGATCACCGCGGCCCAGGAGCGGAAGTGGGAGGTCGGCGTCATCGCCACCCCGCAGGGCCTCGGCTTCATCGACGCGACGGCCGTCGAGGCGCGGACCGGCCGCCCGATCCGGTCCGCCTGGAGGTCCCCCGGCGACCCGCGTCCCTTCCCGGCCCCGGACGCGGTGGCCGTCGCACCGGCCACCTTCAACACCGTCAACAAGTGGGCGGCCGGGATATCCGACACCCTCGCCCTGGGAACCCTGTGCGAGGCGTACGGCCTCGGCGTCCCGATCGCCGTACTGCCGTGCGTGAACGAGGCGTTGGCGGCCCACCCCGTCTACCGCGCGAGTGTCGAGCGGCTGCGCGGGATGGGTGTCCGGTTCGGTGACCCGTACTCCGGGGAGCCGCAACAGGACGGCGGGCGCGCGGAGTTCCACTGGGAGCGGGTGCTGGACCTGCTCACTCCTGGCAGCTGACGGCGGGTCGGGGGCGCAGGAACCCGCTTGGCCTAGGGCCGACGGAAGATCGTGATCGAGTGGCCGACCTCGTCGATCGGCGTGCTGGTGGCGAGCAGCGCCGCCAGCCGGCCGTCGGCCTTGGCGATCGAGGAGTCGGACACGACAAGCAGCCCGTGCACCTCGCCCGGTGGTGCCTTGCGTGGGTCGGCCGCGTCGATGCCGTAGTACGACGGCACACCGGCGCCCTTGTAGACGAGCCAGACGTCTTCGTGCGGGTAGCGCCGGTCCAGGCGGTCGGCGAGCCGGCCCAGGTCCTGTCCCCAGTCGACGTTCGAGTCGTGCAGTCGTAGGTGGGTCTTCGCAGGTCCGCCGAACGCTTCGTTGGAGTACGGCAGGTAGTACGGGTAGGCGAGCAGCGAGCTCACGGCGACGAACAGGACCAGCGCCGCCGTGGCGAGGTGGGCCCACCGCCGCCGCAGTGCGACGACACCGGCCGCCGCGACCGCGAGGAACACCGGTACGGACAGGGCGTAGCGCACGCCGAGGTCACGGGAGCCGTGCATCGCCGCGGCCAGCAGCACGGCCGGGGGGATGAGAACGTAGGGGGCGGCGGCCCGCAGCCGGGGGACGGCGGCCATCGCGACGGCACCGGCGAGCCACAGCGCCAGCATGCCCAGTGGCGTTTTCACCAGCAGTGCGGCCGGCAGGTAGTACCAGAGCGACCCGCGGTAGAGCCGGCCGAAGAGAAAGCCTCCCCACGTCGCGTTCTCGAAGCCGAACTGGACGCGCATCCCGTCCCGGTACGGCTGCGGGAAGGGCAGCCAGTCGATGAGCAGCCCGCGCAGTCCGTGGACCGCCGGGAGGTCGGCCGGCGCTGTCCAGCGCAGCCGCGGGTCGACGGCGAGGTAGCTGGCCCACACGACGACGAGAGCCACCAACGCCGTGCCGGCCGCGGCCGCCGCGCCGAGCCGAACCTTCCTGACCACGCTGAGGTCGCGCCCGTGCCACACGGACACCACCGCCAGGAGCAGCAGCACCGGAACGGCCGGAAGCGTGCTCATCTTCGTGGCCACCGCCGCGCCGAGCGCCGCCCCGGCGAGCGGCAGATGGAGGAGCGGACGCCGCCGCGCCCGCCACAGCAGCCACACCGACGTCAGCAGGAAACCCGACGCCGGTACGTCGAGCGTGGCCAGCGAGCCGTGCGCGATGACGTCCGGCGAGAACGCGTACAGGGCGAGGGCCACCAACCCGCCCGCGGAGCCGACGAGTTCGCGCGCGAAGGCGAGGACGACAAGGCCGAACAGCAACGTCAGCACGATCACCGGCAGTCGCGCCCACAGCATCACCCGCCCCGGATCGTTGCCCGACTCGTACAGCAGCCGCCGCCCGAGCGCCGTCTGATCACCCGTGAAGCCGGCGTCCAGATGCGGATGGGCGAACACCAGCCCGCTCGCGATGATCAGCTTGCCCAGGGGCGGATGCTCGGGGTTGTAGCGCAGACTGTGCTGCTGCACGTAGACCGTCGCCGTACCCGCG harbors:
- a CDS encoding phospholipid carrier-dependent glycosyltransferase, producing the protein MAIAMVTTAVEQTPTIDEPVYAGTATVYVQQHSLRYNPEHPPLGKLIIASGLVFAHPHLDAGFTGDQTALGRRLLYESGNDPGRVMLWARLPVIVLTLLFGLVVLAFARELVGSAGGLVALALYAFSPDVIAHGSLATLDVPASGFLLTSVWLLWRARRRPLLHLPLAGAALGAAVATKMSTLPAVPVLLLLAVVSVWHGRDLSVVRKVRLGAAAAAGTALVALVVVWASYLAVDPRLRWTAPADLPAVHGLRGLLIDWLPFPQPYRDGMRVQFGFENATWGGFLFGRLYRGSLWYYLPAALLVKTPLGMLALWLAGAVAMAAVPRLRAAAPYVLIPPAVLLAAAMHGSRDLGVRYALSVPVFLAVAAAGVVALRRRWAHLATAALVLFVAVSSLLAYPYYLPYSNEAFGGPAKTHLRLHDSNVDWGQDLGRLADRLDRRYPHEDVWLVYKGAGVPSYYGIDAADPRKAPPGEVHGLLVVSDSSIAKADGRLAALLATSTPIDEVGHSITIFRRP